One region of Lathamus discolor isolate bLatDis1 chromosome 2, bLatDis1.hap1, whole genome shotgun sequence genomic DNA includes:
- the UPP1 gene encoding uridine phosphorylase 1 isoform X2, producing the protein MAPGIPNKKKTDDEQSSKENFIHLCNPHLEKMKEDILYHFALGTGTHDFPALFGDVKFVCVGGSPSRMKAFIAYIAEELGLGSPDCDYPNICAGTDRYAMYKVGPVLSVSHGMGIPSIAIMLHELIKLLYHAKCSNVTIFRIGTSGGIGLDPGSVVITRESVDATFKPQFEQVVLGKTVIRSTNLDEQLTKELMQCSIEIGQFHTVIGNTMCTLDFYEGQGRLDGAICLYSEEEKLQYLKEAYDSGVRNIEMESSVFAAMCNLSGVKAAVVCVTLLDRLEGDQISSSHDVLVEYQKRPQKLVGYFIKKSLGKV; encoded by the exons ATGGCTCCTGGTATCccaaacaagaagaaaactgatGATGAACAGTCTTCAAA AGAGAATTTTATCCATCTCTGCAACCCTCAcctggagaaaatgaaagaagacaTCCTGTACCATTTTGCTCTTGGGACTGGTACCCATGATTTTCCAGCATTATTTGGAGACGTAAAG TTTGTATGTGTTGGAGGTAGCCCTTCTCGGATGAAAGCTTTTATCGCCTACATAGCTGAAGAACTGGGGCTTGGGAGCCCTGATTGTGACTATCCTAACATCTGTGCAGGAACTGACCGTTATGCAATGTACAAAGTGGGACCTGTCTTATCTGTCAGT catGGTATGGGCATTCCTTCTATTGCAATCATGTTGCACGAGCTGATCAAGCTGCTGTATCATGCCAAGTGTTCCAACGTAACCATTTTTCGCATTGGCACATCTGGTGGAATAG gTCTGGACCCAGGCTCAGTGGTTATAACTAGAGAGTCTGTAGATGCTACCTTCAAGCCTCAGTTTGAACAGGTTGTTCTGGGAAAGACTGTAATTCGCAGTACAAACCTAGATGAACAGCTAACTAAGGAACTGATGCAGTGCAGTATAGAAATTGGTCAATTCCATACAGTCATTGGAAACACAATGTGCACTTTGGATTTCTATGAAG GACAAGGCAGGTTGGATGGTGCAATCTGCTTATACAGTgaagaagagaaactgcagtATTTGAAGGAAGCTTATGATTCTGGTGTCAGGAACATAGAGATGGAGTCTTCCGTGTTTGCTGCAATGTGTAATCTCAGTGGTGTCAAAG CTGCTGTAGTGTGTGTCACTCTTCTGGATCGGCTTGAAGGGGATCAGATTAGTAGCTCACATGATGTACTTGTGGAGTATCAGAAAAGACCGCAGAAGTTAGTGGGATATTTCATTAAGAAAAGTCTTGGGAAAGTATGA
- the UPP1 gene encoding uridine phosphorylase 1 isoform X1 — protein MMNSLQRSKSAIRSGWADNQCKLVTASRCSKAVGWRALLVRENFIHLCNPHLEKMKEDILYHFALGTGTHDFPALFGDVKFVCVGGSPSRMKAFIAYIAEELGLGSPDCDYPNICAGTDRYAMYKVGPVLSVSHGMGIPSIAIMLHELIKLLYHAKCSNVTIFRIGTSGGIGLDPGSVVITRESVDATFKPQFEQVVLGKTVIRSTNLDEQLTKELMQCSIEIGQFHTVIGNTMCTLDFYEGQGRLDGAICLYSEEEKLQYLKEAYDSGVRNIEMESSVFAAMCNLSGVKAAVVCVTLLDRLEGDQISSSHDVLVEYQKRPQKLVGYFIKKSLGKV, from the exons atGATGAACAGTCTTCAAA GGTCCAAGTCCGCAATTAGATCTGGATGGGCAGATAACCAGTGCAAGTTAGTAACAGCCTCTAGGTGCAGCAAGGCGGTGGGTTGGAGAGCGTTGCTGGTAAG AGAGAATTTTATCCATCTCTGCAACCCTCAcctggagaaaatgaaagaagacaTCCTGTACCATTTTGCTCTTGGGACTGGTACCCATGATTTTCCAGCATTATTTGGAGACGTAAAG TTTGTATGTGTTGGAGGTAGCCCTTCTCGGATGAAAGCTTTTATCGCCTACATAGCTGAAGAACTGGGGCTTGGGAGCCCTGATTGTGACTATCCTAACATCTGTGCAGGAACTGACCGTTATGCAATGTACAAAGTGGGACCTGTCTTATCTGTCAGT catGGTATGGGCATTCCTTCTATTGCAATCATGTTGCACGAGCTGATCAAGCTGCTGTATCATGCCAAGTGTTCCAACGTAACCATTTTTCGCATTGGCACATCTGGTGGAATAG gTCTGGACCCAGGCTCAGTGGTTATAACTAGAGAGTCTGTAGATGCTACCTTCAAGCCTCAGTTTGAACAGGTTGTTCTGGGAAAGACTGTAATTCGCAGTACAAACCTAGATGAACAGCTAACTAAGGAACTGATGCAGTGCAGTATAGAAATTGGTCAATTCCATACAGTCATTGGAAACACAATGTGCACTTTGGATTTCTATGAAG GACAAGGCAGGTTGGATGGTGCAATCTGCTTATACAGTgaagaagagaaactgcagtATTTGAAGGAAGCTTATGATTCTGGTGTCAGGAACATAGAGATGGAGTCTTCCGTGTTTGCTGCAATGTGTAATCTCAGTGGTGTCAAAG CTGCTGTAGTGTGTGTCACTCTTCTGGATCGGCTTGAAGGGGATCAGATTAGTAGCTCACATGATGTACTTGTGGAGTATCAGAAAAGACCGCAGAAGTTAGTGGGATATTTCATTAAGAAAAGTCTTGGGAAAGTATGA